A region from the Hydra vulgaris chromosome 10, alternate assembly HydraT2T_AEP genome encodes:
- the LOC136086058 gene encoding uncharacterized protein LOC136086058: MCNSKKTSIWPILVTINRKGSYAVAIWHGQGKPNNLDECFEDFILEMKKLQTNGYKQLLVTIKAFVCDASARAFVKCIIGHSGYHSCERCMAVGTQKHGVRLLETTTLLCTDI, encoded by the coding sequence ATGTGCAATAGTAAAAAGACTTCCATTTGGCCTATACTAGTTACAATTAACAGAAAAGGATCTTATGCTGTTGCAATTTGGCATGGTCAGGGAAAACCAAACAATTTGGATGAGTGCTTTGAAGATTTTATTcttgaaatgaaaaaattgcaAACTAATGGGTATAAACAGCTGCTGGTGACTATTAAAGCTTTTGTTTGTGATGCGTCTGCAAGAGCATTTGTTAAATGCATTATAGGGCATAGTGGCTATCATAGCTGTGAAAGATGTATGGCAGTTGGCACACAAAAACATGGCGTAAGATTATTGGAAACGACTACTTTACTTTGTACtgacatttaa